CGCGACCTGCCCGGTGACGTGCGGGTGGTCGTCGTCCGGGGCGAGGGGCGTGCCTTCTCCGCCGGTCTCGACCTCTCCGTGGCCGGCGCTTCCGGCCCGGGGTCCTTCGCCGAGCTGGCCACGCTGCCCGAGCAGGAGTGCGCGGCCCGGATCGCCGAGTTCCAGGCCGGTTTCACGTGGCTGCACCGCCCGGACGTCATCTCTGTGGCGGCCGTGCAGGGTCACGCGATCGGCGCCGGGTTCCAGCTCGCGCTCGCCTGTGACCTGCGGGTCCTGACCACCGACGCGAAGCTGTCGATGGCCGAGGTGACCCTCGGTCTGGTGCCCGACCTGGCCGGCACGAAGCGGCTCGTCGAGCTGGTCGGCTATGCCCGGGCGCTGGAGATCTGCGCGACCGGCCGTCGGATCGACGCCGCCGAGGCGGACCGGATCGGGCTGGCCACCCTTGTCGTGCCGCCGACCGAGCTGGACGGCGCGGTCGGTGACCTGACCGCCGGCCTGCTCGCCGGCGCCCGTGACGCGGTGGTGGAGATCAAGGCGTTGCTCGCGGGGGCGCCCGGGCGGTCGCACGCCGACCAGCAGCGCGCCGAGCGGGAGGCACAGACCCGCCGGCTGCGCGACCTCGCCGGCCAGGGAGAATAGTAAGGACCGTACGGGAAGATCCGGGTTACGACCGAGGTTGTCACAGTCGTCGGGAGAATTGGCCTGACGATGAGGTCTGCCCGACGACCCGGAGGTGAGCGGTGTCCAACCCGATGTCCGGCGGTGGCATGGCGGGCTGGAGCATGCTCCGGTCGATGCGTAACCGGGACGAGGTCTCCACCCACCGGCTGAAGCACGGGGTGGCCCGGCGGATCGTCGCCTTCGCCCAGCCCTATCGGCGCGACATAGTGGTCTTCCTGGCCACCGTGGTGCTGGCCGCCATCATCGGCGTGGCCACCCCGGTGCTCGCCGGTGACGTGATCAACGCGATCAACCGGGGCGGCACCGAGGCCGGCCGGCTGGTGGTCAAGCTGGCTCTGTTCATCGCCGCGCTGGCGGTCGCCGACGCGCTGCTCTCGCTGGCCCAGCGCTGGTATTCCGCCCGGATCGGCGAGGGCATCATCCTCGACCTGCGCACCCGGGTCTACGACCACGTGCAGCGGATGCCGTTGCAGTTCTTCACCCGCACCCAGACCGGCGCCCTGGTGAGCCGGCTCAACAACGACGTGCTCGGCGCCCAGCGGGCGTTCACCTCCACCCTGTCCGGGGTGGTCAGCAACGTCATCCAGCTGGTGCTCACCGCCGCGGTGATGTTCACCCTCTCCTGGCAGATCACCGCGCTCTCGCTGGTGCTGCTGCCGATCTTCATCATTCCGGCCCGCCGGGTCGGCCGGCGGCTCGCCGACATCACCCGCGAGGCGTACAACCTCGACGCCAAGATGAACGCGACGATGACCGAGCGGTTCGGGGTGGCCGGCGCGCTGCTGGTGAAACTCTTCGGCCAGCCCGAGATCGAGGCCCGCCGGTTCGCCGGCCGGGCCGAGCGGGTGCGCGACATCGGCATCCAGTCCGCCATGTACTCGCGGACCTTCTTCGTGGCGATGCTGCTGGTTGCCTCGCTGGCCCAGGCCCTCACCTACGGCCTCGGCGGCTGGCTCGCAGTGACCGGCGGTGTCAGCGCGGGCACCGTGGTGACTCTGGCGCTGCTGCTCACCCGCCTGTACGGCCCGCTGACCGCGCTCTCCAACGTCCGGGTGGACGTGATGAGCGCGCTGGTCTCCTTCGACCGGGTCTTCGAGGTGCTGGACCTGAAGCCGGGCATCGTGGAGAAGCCCGACGCGGTGCCGGTGCCCCGGGGCGCCGGCCGGGTCGACTTCCGCGATGTGCGGTTCCGCTACCCGAGCGCCGCCGAGATCTCCCTCGCCTCGCTCGAGGAGGTGGCCACGCTCGACCGCACCGTCAACGAGCCGGTGCTCAAGGGAGTCTCGTTCAGCGTCGAGCCGGGGCAGATGGTCGCCCTGGTCGGCCCGTCCGGCGCCGGCAAGTCGACGCTGTCCATGCTGATCTCACGGATCTACGACGTCAGCGACGGGCAGGTGCTGGTCGGCGGTGTGGACGTGCGCGACGCGACGCTCGCCTCCCTGCGCGACGAGATCGGCGTCGTCACCCAGGATTCGCACCTGTTCCACGAGACGATCGCGGAGAACCTGCGTTACGCCAGGCCGGACGCCACCGATGACGAGATCTGGGCCGCGCTGGCCGGCGCCCAGGTCGCTGACCTGGTCCGGTCGTTGCCCGACGGGCTGGACACCACAGTGGGGGAGCGTGGCTACCGGTTCTCCGGCGGCGAGAAGCAGCGCATCGCGATTGCCCGACTGCTGCTCAAGGCCCCGTCGATCGTGATCCTGGACGAGGCGACGGCACACCTGGATTCGGAGAGCGAGGCGGCGGTGCAGCGGGCGCTGTCGGTGGCGCTGGCCGGGCGGACCGCTCTGGTGATCGCGCACCGGCTCTCCACCGTCCGCGACGCCGACCAGATCCTGGTCCTGGACGGCGGGCGGATCGTCGAGCGCGGGCGGCACGAGGAGCTGGTCGCGGTCGGCGGGCTCTACGCCGAGCTGTACCGGACCCAGTTCGCGGTCGCCGACTCGCCCACCCCGTACGTGGACGCGACCGGCCCCGAACCGGTGATCATGCCGCTGGGCACCTACGTCGCCGACGAGGCACTGCCGCCGGCCGCGGCGAACTGACCCACCGGCCCCGGCGGCGCACCGGGTCAGCCCGGGCGGCGGTCCGGTAGGCCGGTCGCCAGGCGCAACTCGGCGAACGCGGCGCCCAGGGTCTCCGGCGTGAAGTGTGCGTTCAGCCCGCTCGGATTGGGCAGTACCCACAGCCGTGCCCCGGCCAGCGACTCCGGCTGCGGCCCGAAGGCGGCCTTGGGCCGGCCGAACCCGATCCGGTACGCCGTCACACCCACCACCGCCACCCAGCGCGGCCGGTACCGGTCCACAGTGGCGGTGAGCAGCCGGGCACCGTCGAGCAGTTCCTCGGTGGTCAGCTCGTCGGCGCGGGCGCTGGCCCGGGCGGCCATGTTGGTGATGCCGAGGCCGAGGGAGGGCAGCTCGTCCTGCTCGCTCGGGTGCAGCAGCCGAGGGGTGAATCCTCCCCT
Above is a window of Micromonospora coriariae DNA encoding:
- the mug gene encoding G/U mismatch-specific DNA glycosylase, with amino-acid sequence MTPDAVRRASGAAGHPRPTRAELAAAADRTIPDVLAPGLAVLFVGINPGLWSAATGWHFARPGNRFWPALHRGGFTPRLLHPSEQDELPSLGLGITNMAARASARADELTTEELLDGARLLTATVDRYRPRWVAVVGVTAYRIGFGRPKAAFGPQPESLAGARLWVLPNPSGLNAHFTPETLGAAFAELRLATGLPDRRPG
- a CDS encoding ABC transporter ATP-binding protein, which codes for MSGGGMAGWSMLRSMRNRDEVSTHRLKHGVARRIVAFAQPYRRDIVVFLATVVLAAIIGVATPVLAGDVINAINRGGTEAGRLVVKLALFIAALAVADALLSLAQRWYSARIGEGIILDLRTRVYDHVQRMPLQFFTRTQTGALVSRLNNDVLGAQRAFTSTLSGVVSNVIQLVLTAAVMFTLSWQITALSLVLLPIFIIPARRVGRRLADITREAYNLDAKMNATMTERFGVAGALLVKLFGQPEIEARRFAGRAERVRDIGIQSAMYSRTFFVAMLLVASLAQALTYGLGGWLAVTGGVSAGTVVTLALLLTRLYGPLTALSNVRVDVMSALVSFDRVFEVLDLKPGIVEKPDAVPVPRGAGRVDFRDVRFRYPSAAEISLASLEEVATLDRTVNEPVLKGVSFSVEPGQMVALVGPSGAGKSTLSMLISRIYDVSDGQVLVGGVDVRDATLASLRDEIGVVTQDSHLFHETIAENLRYARPDATDDEIWAALAGAQVADLVRSLPDGLDTTVGERGYRFSGGEKQRIAIARLLLKAPSIVILDEATAHLDSESEAAVQRALSVALAGRTALVIAHRLSTVRDADQILVLDGGRIVERGRHEELVAVGGLYAELYRTQFAVADSPTPYVDATGPEPVIMPLGTYVADEALPPAAAN
- a CDS encoding enoyl-CoA hydratase/isomerase family protein, which encodes MTAEATGVRLTCDGPVATVTLCRPDVLNAQTPAMWRAMSDFSRDLPGDVRVVVVRGEGRAFSAGLDLSVAGASGPGSFAELATLPEQECAARIAEFQAGFTWLHRPDVISVAAVQGHAIGAGFQLALACDLRVLTTDAKLSMAEVTLGLVPDLAGTKRLVELVGYARALEICATGRRIDAAEADRIGLATLVVPPTELDGAVGDLTAGLLAGARDAVVEIKALLAGAPGRSHADQQRAEREAQTRRLRDLAGQGE